The genomic interval CTTCTCCTGATGTTAATGTTGCCTCAAAACCTTTGTGTTTGTAGTTTCTCCATGTTTTCTTTTGGGACGGCAACAACGTTAATTCCACATACAAACTATGCAGTGCTTAGAAATATAGTACTGTCGATTTGCAAGCTGCAAAATGCACAAGTAGTACTTGATCGAGGTTCATACATTAACACTGCATCAAAAGTACTTCTGTCTCTTACTGTAGCTGTCCATGTCTGCCTCATATATAGGAatcattctttttcaattggtagATTTAACTATTCATGAATTAAGTTAAACGTACGTACGTCATAGCTGGCTAGCTTGGTCCTAGGAAATAACTCCATTGTCTATGTACCTCAAAACACCAACAAAAGTCTAAATGTtcctcatgatcatatatataatacagatcatagatatataaaaaggaACAAAGCAAAGAGaacaaggaagaaaaatatAGCTTGCTCCCCGTCCTTGTACATTTCTAGGTGAAACAGTCTGACGGCCCTTCTTTAGTTATGTACTAAGATTCTTCAATATGGGTGTGATAGGTGAAGTATACATCATATTAGATATAGATAATATATTAAGTGAGTAAATCCTAACGCCCGATTGGCCGATTCTCATCATCcaccaaataatttaaatagaaaactaCAAGCATATATAGAaggattaattaatttgaagtcATTTTATTTCGACTCAATATTTGGCTAAACGATACATCCGATAATTCAAATCACAATTGTTTCGAACTTAGTATTATGCTTTGATACTATGTGAAATTACCATTTGTTCTAATAGCTGAAGTTTAAGATGTAGATTCAAATGGGTAATGAATTTTTCCGTTCGAGTATATGTAGATTCAAATGGGTAATGAATTTTTCCGTTCGAGTATATGTAGATTCAAATGGGTGAAGAAGGGATGAACCTAGATCAGGACAATTCAGAAGAAGACAATCACCTTTGAcattttaatattctttcatatttaatatGGTGGCGTCCTAGTCATGCATAGACCGGAATATCAAGGACAATTAATAAACATCCAAAAGCTTTGGTGTACGACAGTGGCAGGCTTGGTCCATTGCCCTATGCTGTTATTACCAGATATTAATCCTCGAAGATATCTCCAGGAAAACGAAAGCTTATGCGTTTTCAAGCTTATTTATATCATGTGTGCTTGATGTAATTTTCTTTCAGAGCTtcgttgaatattttttaagaaagcaGGCAGGGTGTTTTTTAAGGATAGATTCAAGAAATGGCCCAAAACTTCTTTTCAAATCATGAGGTCTATAATGGTGAAAGCTGTGAAGCAGTGAGTGCCCATGATTTCTGTCTTTCTGCCATGGCTTGTTATCCTAATAACCCATATATGCCTATATTGGACAATAACAGTAATGCTTCGACCTTGATCCGCCAGCCCTTCTCAGATGAAATCCAAGATCATAAGAGGCTGAAGCAAACTGTAAGTACAGCCGAATCCACCGGGAGTAATGTTAGTAATCTCTATAATGAGGGAAGCAGCAACAATAATATCAGCAGCATAAGCCGTGCCAGGAGCAGTAGCAGCTTGAATAGCTTGTCAAAGCTCCATTTTCGAGATCATATTCGGACTTATACTTTTCGATATCATGCAGCTGAGGCTATTGAAGAAGCCATGATCAATGCTGATTATCAGGAAAGTGGCACTGAAGAAGATGGCAGTGCTGATGGGATGAGGCTCGTTCGACTTCTCGTTGCCTGTGCTGAAGCTGTGGCTTGTCGCGACAGGACACACGCCTCAGTTTTACTCTCCGAGCTTCGAGCCAATGCTTTGGTCTTTGGCTCTTCCTTTCAGCGTGTGGCTTCTTGCTTTGTGCAAGGCTTGGCAGACAGGCTTGCTCTGGTTCAACCCCTCGGCGCTGTTGGCTTTGCTGCGCCCATGATGAACATAATGGACGTTGCTACCGATAAACAGGAAGAGGCTTTAAGccttatttatcaaaattgtcCACATATCCAGTTTGGTCACTTTGTGGCCAACACAACAATACTGGAAGCCTTTGAGGGAAAGAGTATTCTACATGTGGTGGATTTGGGCATGACCCTTGGTTTGGCCCATGGCCACCAGTGGTGTGCACTGATCCACAGCCTTGCTGACCGTGATGGTCAACCACCTTGTCATCTCCGAATAACTGGTGTTGGTCTTTCTGTTGACAGATTCAGAGTCATCGGAGATGAGCTGGGGACTCGTGCAAAAAACGTGGGCATTAGTTTTGAGTTCTCAGTGGTGGAAAGCAACTTGGAAAATCTGCAGACTGAAGACATTAAACACCAAGATGGTGAAGTTCTGGTTGTCAATAGCATCCTTCAGTTGCATTGTGTTGTTAAAGAAAGTCGAGGAGCTCTCAATTCACTTCTGCAGATAATTCACAAGCTATCGCCAAAGGTTTTACTTCTGGTTGAGCAAGATTCAAGCCACAATGGGCCTTTCTTTCTGGGGAGATTCATGGAAGCTCTGCACTATTACTCTGCAATTTTTGACTCCCTAGATGTCATGTTACCTAAATATGACACAAAGCGTGCCAAGATGGAACAGTTCTACTTTGCTGAGGAGATAAAGAACATTGTGAGTTGCGAGGGGCCAGCAAGAGTGGAGAGGCATGAGAAGGTGGACCAGTGGCGCAGGAGGCTGAGCAGGGCAGGATTTCAGGCTGCTCCAATGAAACTGATTGCCCAGGCCAAACAATGGCTTGGAAAAAATAAGGGTTTTCTTGGTTACACAATTGTGGAAGACAAGGGTTGCTTGGTGCTTGGTTGGAAATCCAGGCCAATTGTTGCAGCTTCTTGCTGGAAGTGCTAGCTCGCTCACAGCTGCAAAAGTGAAAGTTCAAGCAAATTCCAATAAAGAGTTCCGGATCATACCATGGGAACTAACTTGCTATGTAACTAAATAATTTGTACACTGGATTTAGTGGATACTCCATGCCAGTGTCATCTTTCAATACCCAATTCAGTGAGTGCAAACACTGACTTTGGAGTGAAAATAAAGTTATTTCAGTTTGAAAGTAAGCA from Juglans regia cultivar Chandler chromosome 2, Walnut 2.0, whole genome shotgun sequence carries:
- the LOC108981380 gene encoding GRAS family protein RAD1-like; the encoded protein is MAQNFFSNHEVYNGESCEAVSAHDFCLSAMACYPNNPYMPILDNNSNASTLIRQPFSDEIQDHKRLKQTVSTAESTGSNVSNLYNEGSSNNNISSISRARSSSSLNSLSKLHFRDHIRTYTFRYHAAEAIEEAMINADYQESGTEEDGSADGMRLVRLLVACAEAVACRDRTHASVLLSELRANALVFGSSFQRVASCFVQGLADRLALVQPLGAVGFAAPMMNIMDVATDKQEEALSLIYQNCPHIQFGHFVANTTILEAFEGKSILHVVDLGMTLGLAHGHQWCALIHSLADRDGQPPCHLRITGVGLSVDRFRVIGDELGTRAKNVGISFEFSVVESNLENLQTEDIKHQDGEVLVVNSILQLHCVVKESRGALNSLLQIIHKLSPKVLLLVEQDSSHNGPFFLGRFMEALHYYSAIFDSLDVMLPKYDTKRAKMEQFYFAEEIKNIVSCEGPARVERHEKVDQWRRRLSRAGFQAAPMKLIAQAKQWLGKNKGFLGYTIVEDKGCLVLGWKSRPIVAASCWKC